A window of Dorea formicigenerans contains these coding sequences:
- the purF gene encoding amidophosphoribosyltransferase, whose translation MSNYEKITTGMGEECGVFGAYDMDGGDVAPSVYYGLFALQHRGQESCGIAVTDTYGERKVHSKKGLGLVNEVFDEEALEGLKGNLGVGHVRYSTAGATKVENAMPLVLNYVKGTLAIAHNGNLTNAVELRHELEYTGAIFQTTIDSEVIAYHIARERLKTAKAEEAVRNAMQKIEGAYALVVISPRKMIGARDPFGLRPLCIGKRDNTYFLASESCAIAAVGGEFVRDVEPGEIVSFTKNGITSDKSMAISPKKQARCIFEYIYFARTDSTIDKVNVYHSRITAGKALAQSYPVEADLVVGVPDSGLVAAKGYSEESGIPYGMAFHKNSYVGRTFIKPKQSQRESSVKIKLNVIEEVVKGKRIVMVDDSIVRGTTCANIIKMLKKAGATEVHVRISSPPFLHPCYFGTDVPSNDQLIAHSHTTDEIREMIGADSLGYMKIDKLKDMVGELAYCDACFTGNYPMKVPTEDISHAFD comes from the coding sequence ATGAGCAACTATGAGAAGATAACAACAGGTATGGGTGAAGAATGTGGTGTATTCGGAGCATATGATATGGATGGAGGAGATGTAGCACCATCTGTATATTATGGTTTATTTGCTTTGCAGCACAGAGGACAGGAAAGCTGTGGAATTGCAGTGACAGACACATACGGAGAGCGCAAAGTTCATTCGAAGAAGGGGCTTGGCCTTGTAAACGAAGTGTTTGATGAGGAAGCCTTAGAAGGGTTGAAAGGTAATCTTGGTGTCGGACATGTCCGTTATTCAACTGCAGGGGCAACGAAGGTAGAAAATGCTATGCCACTTGTTCTGAACTATGTGAAAGGTACTTTGGCAATTGCCCATAATGGTAATCTGACAAATGCTGTGGAGCTTCGTCATGAACTGGAATATACAGGAGCGATTTTCCAGACGACCATTGACTCAGAAGTAATCGCGTATCATATTGCAAGAGAACGACTGAAGACGGCAAAAGCAGAGGAAGCTGTCCGTAATGCCATGCAAAAGATAGAAGGTGCTTACGCACTGGTTGTGATTTCTCCAAGAAAAATGATTGGAGCGAGAGATCCGTTCGGACTACGTCCGCTTTGTATCGGAAAAAGAGACAATACATATTTTCTTGCATCAGAGAGCTGTGCGATCGCAGCAGTAGGCGGCGAATTTGTAAGAGATGTAGAACCAGGTGAGATTGTAAGCTTTACAAAGAATGGCATTACATCAGATAAATCTATGGCAATCTCTCCTAAGAAGCAGGCGAGATGTATTTTTGAGTATATTTATTTCGCTAGAACGGACAGTACAATTGATAAAGTTAATGTTTATCATTCTAGAATTACGGCAGGAAAAGCATTGGCACAGTCCTATCCGGTGGAGGCAGATCTTGTAGTTGGTGTGCCGGATTCCGGTCTGGTAGCTGCAAAAGGATATTCAGAAGAGTCAGGAATTCCTTATGGTATGGCTTTTCATAAGAATAGTTATGTGGGAAGAACATTTATCAAACCAAAGCAGAGCCAGAGGGAGAGCAGTGTTAAGATTAAACTAAATGTTATCGAGGAAGTAGTAAAAGGAAAGAGAATTGTCATGGTCGATGATTCTATCGTACGTGGTACAACCTGTGCGAATATTATAAAAATGCTGAAAAAGGCAGGAGCAACAGAAGTTCATGTAAGAATTAGTTCTCCACCGTTTTTACATCCTTGTTATTTTGGAACGGATGTACCGTCCAATGATCAGCTTATTGCACATTCTCATACGACGGATGAAATTCGCGAGATGATCGGTGCTGACTCACTGGGGTATATGAAAATCGATAAGTTGAAAGATATGGTCGGAGAACTGGCGTATTGTGATGCATGCTTTACTGGAAATTATCCGATGAAAGTTCCGACAGAGGACATTTCTCATGCATTTGATTAA
- a CDS encoding DUF5716 family protein: MKRGCVIGYDINEKGCQISYYDDSMEEPDTMMASSNNYLIPLVLGYFKDRWVFGKEAKRLAVVGEDCTETDLYGKAKRREKVSLAGKTYDAVWLLAKYISLTLQDFENIQYLTFTTPETDVDMAKMLKGIGQHIGVDKEIINVQDYKESFCQYMIFQPKELWQYESALFYCDEERIKAYMLRRLRVDASHGMNSFVTVDEVANAQRKELEALYPIMNKEKSPDESFKSMIENVFEKKVISSVYLTGEGFEKNWYPNSLRVLCNGRRAFMGNNLYSKGACYKSIRKCEPNDDGPIYLDETKLTERICLRMRVDGQEGWYPLVTWGTHWYEADGQWEVLLEDASDIEILVESLVDEEVQVEKVSLEGLPKRTDYSLRLQVEVMFLDERTCKLTFRDVGFGEFFTPTDFRVEKTIQLGGINGQFNSMS; encoded by the coding sequence ATGAAAAGAGGTTGTGTGATTGGCTATGACATCAATGAGAAGGGCTGCCAGATCAGCTATTATGACGACTCTATGGAAGAGCCGGATACAATGATGGCTTCGTCCAATAATTACCTGATTCCTCTTGTATTGGGATATTTTAAAGACCGCTGGGTATTTGGGAAAGAGGCAAAAAGACTGGCGGTCGTAGGAGAAGACTGCACGGAGACGGACCTTTATGGAAAGGCAAAGCGCCGCGAGAAAGTAAGCCTTGCCGGCAAGACTTATGATGCAGTGTGGCTCCTTGCAAAATACATCAGTCTGACACTTCAGGATTTTGAAAATATTCAGTATCTGACATTTACAACTCCGGAGACGGACGTGGATATGGCGAAGATGCTCAAAGGGATCGGTCAACATATTGGCGTAGACAAGGAAATCATCAATGTTCAGGATTATAAAGAAAGCTTTTGCCAGTATATGATTTTTCAGCCAAAAGAATTATGGCAATATGAATCTGCTCTGTTCTATTGTGATGAAGAGCGGATCAAGGCATATATGCTTCGAAGGCTCCGAGTGGATGCAAGCCACGGCATGAATTCATTTGTGACAGTCGATGAAGTGGCAAATGCCCAGAGAAAGGAACTGGAAGCGCTTTATCCGATTATGAATAAGGAAAAGAGCCCGGACGAAAGTTTCAAGTCTATGATTGAAAATGTGTTCGAAAAAAAGGTTATTTCTTCGGTATATTTAACGGGAGAAGGATTTGAGAAGAACTGGTACCCGAATTCTCTCCGGGTGCTTTGTAACGGCAGACGTGCCTTTATGGGAAATAATCTTTACAGCAAGGGAGCCTGCTATAAATCTATCCGGAAATGTGAGCCAAATGATGACGGACCGATTTATTTAGATGAGACAAAACTGACAGAGAGGATTTGTCTGCGTATGCGTGTGGATGGTCAGGAGGGGTGGTATCCGCTTGTGACATGGGGAACGCATTGGTATGAAGCAGATGGACAGTGGGAAGTGCTCCTGGAGGACGCTTCTGATATTGAAATTTTAGTGGAAAGTCTGGTAGACGAAGAAGTACAGGTGGAGAAAGTATCGCTGGAAGGTCTTCCGAAGAGAACAGATTATTCTTTAAGACTTCAAGTAGAGGTTATGTTTTTAGATGAACGTACCTGTAAATTGACATTTCGCGATGTGGGATTTGGCGAATTCTTCACCCCGACAGATTTCCGGGTGGAGAAGACAATTCAGTTAGGAGGAATCAATGGGCAGTTTAATTCTATGTCATAG
- a CDS encoding amino acid ABC transporter substrate-binding protein, with translation MKKRAALLVALSLAVVTVLAGCGGKDSSKSADSKDSAATFEEKKEGDTFTVGFDQDFPPMGFVGDDGEYTGFDLELAKEVCDRNGWEFNPEPIAWDSKDALLKSGEIDCIWNGFTMNGREDEYTWSEPYLDNQQVFVVRADSGINSEKDLAGKTVDVQTDSSAEAALKDNTELSSTFSTEIIPDYNTGFMNLESGAVDAVAMDIVVAKYQIESRSAEFKILDYEIASEQYGVGFAKGNDAVKDQVQKTLEEMAADGTLAKISTKWFGEDITTIGK, from the coding sequence ATGAAAAAGAGAGCTGCACTTTTAGTTGCACTTTCACTGGCAGTTGTTACGGTTCTTGCCGGCTGTGGTGGAAAGGACAGTAGTAAATCGGCAGATTCAAAAGACTCTGCAGCTACATTTGAAGAAAAAAAAGAAGGAGATACATTTACGGTAGGATTCGATCAGGATTTTCCGCCGATGGGATTTGTAGGAGACGACGGTGAGTATACAGGATTTGATTTAGAGCTGGCCAAGGAAGTATGTGACCGCAATGGCTGGGAATTCAATCCGGAACCGATTGCCTGGGATTCTAAAGATGCACTTTTGAAATCCGGAGAGATTGACTGTATCTGGAACGGATTTACCATGAATGGAAGAGAAGATGAATATACATGGTCAGAGCCTTATCTTGATAATCAGCAGGTATTTGTCGTAAGAGCAGATTCTGGAATCAATTCCGAAAAGGATCTTGCAGGAAAGACTGTTGATGTACAGACAGATTCTTCCGCAGAGGCAGCATTAAAAGATAATACAGAACTTAGCTCTACATTTTCAACAGAGATCATTCCAGATTACAATACAGGATTTATGAATCTGGAATCAGGAGCTGTTGATGCTGTCGCAATGGATATTGTAGTAGCAAAGTATCAGATTGAATCACGTTCTGCGGAATTTAAGATTCTCGATTATGAAATTGCTTCTGAGCAGTACGGAGTTGGATTTGCAAAAGGAAATGATGCTGTAAAAGATCAGGTTCAGAAGACGCTGGAAGAGATGGCGGCAGACGGAACACTTGCAAAGATTTCTACAAAATGGTTTGGTGAAGATATCACAACAATTGGAAAATAA
- a CDS encoding amino acid ABC transporter ATP-binding protein, which translates to MSLLEIKNVKKNFGGVEVLKDISLKVDKGEVLGIIGPSGSGKSTLLRCATGLETPDDGEINYDGTFGLVFQNFNLFPHYSVMKNITDAPLRVQKRKKEEVYKEARELLAKMGLSDKENAYPYQLSGGQQQRVSIARALAMNPDILFFDEPTSALDPELTGEILKVIKDLAAEHMTMVIVTHEMNFAKNVSDHVIFMDNGYIAVEGTPEEVFGSSNERMKEFLGKFREN; encoded by the coding sequence ATGAGTCTTCTGGAAATAAAAAATGTGAAGAAAAATTTTGGAGGAGTGGAAGTATTAAAAGACATTTCTCTAAAAGTAGATAAAGGAGAAGTGCTTGGAATTATCGGGCCATCCGGTTCCGGAAAATCTACACTTCTTCGTTGTGCAACAGGACTTGAGACACCGGATGATGGAGAAATCAATTATGATGGAACATTTGGACTTGTGTTTCAGAATTTCAATTTGTTTCCACATTATTCGGTTATGAAGAATATCACAGATGCACCGCTTCGTGTGCAAAAGAGAAAAAAAGAGGAAGTGTACAAAGAGGCGAGAGAGCTGCTTGCGAAGATGGGACTTTCTGATAAGGAAAACGCTTATCCGTATCAGCTTTCGGGTGGGCAGCAGCAGAGAGTATCGATCGCCCGTGCACTTGCTATGAATCCGGATATTCTGTTTTTTGATGAACCGACCTCAGCACTGGATCCGGAGCTTACCGGCGAGATTCTGAAAGTCATCAAAGATCTGGCTGCAGAGCACATGACAATGGTGATCGTTACACATGAAATGAATTTTGCAAAAAATGTTTCAGATCATGTAATTTTCATGGATAACGGTTATATTGCTGTGGAAGGAACGCCGGAGGAAGTATTTGGTTCTTCTAACGAAAGAATGAAAGAATTCCTTGGGAAATTTAGAGAAAACTAA
- a CDS encoding amino acid ABC transporter permease, with translation MATSVMLQKLGEGMVTSLWIFAATLIFSLPLGLLISFGRMSKNKIISTIFKLYISVMRGTPLMLQLMVIYFGPFYILGVQISQSWKNMAVAIGFVLNYAAYFAEIYRGGIESMPQGQYEAAKILGYTKAQTFIRIILPQVIKRILPAITNETITLVKDTSLAFTIGVTEMFTMAKALASGQVSMLPYAFAALFYYILNLVVAFIMERIEKKMNYYR, from the coding sequence ATGGCAACATCAGTCATGTTACAAAAATTAGGAGAAGGAATGGTTACGTCACTGTGGATATTTGCAGCGACATTGATATTTTCTCTGCCGTTAGGACTTTTGATCTCTTTTGGCAGAATGTCAAAGAATAAGATTATCAGTACGATTTTTAAACTTTATATATCAGTGATGAGAGGAACTCCGCTGATGCTTCAGCTTATGGTGATCTATTTTGGACCGTTTTATATTTTGGGTGTACAGATTTCCCAGTCCTGGAAGAATATGGCTGTGGCAATTGGATTTGTACTGAACTATGCAGCATATTTTGCAGAAATTTATCGCGGGGGAATTGAGTCTATGCCGCAAGGACAGTATGAAGCTGCCAAGATACTTGGATACACAAAGGCTCAGACGTTCATAAGAATTATTCTTCCGCAGGTCATTAAACGAATCCTTCCGGCAATTACAAATGAGACCATTACACTTGTAAAGGATACATCTCTTGCATTTACAATCGGTGTGACAGAGATGTTTACGATGGCAAAAGCACTTGCTTCCGGCCAGGTATCCATGCTCCCATATGCATTTGCGGCTCTATTCTATTACATACTGAATCTTGTGGTTGCATTTATTATGGAACGGATTGAGAAGAAAATGAATTATTATCGGTAG
- a CDS encoding DUF5717 family protein: MKNKIQKFSKGNFRTGRPEVIFEETNLVLIIGEGEVYRGSFIIKSENEHVIRGLVYPSSFRVKLKDSGFEGNPARVEFTYDGRGLKPGHVEEGKFTVVCTGGEYELSFTAIIEKPYVMTTYGKVQSTDDFRKLAVKDYSEAARLFRSRDFYAILKYENERIFYLYDNMRKWSLEEQAMEEFLVGIKQKECIFLTLPGEGMLFEDILESTKGVVTLMKNTWGYVPIHIETEGRFLKVSRQEISTEDFVGNNYEVEYFVRPEFLHVGRNYGVIRFQTPYETLSYEVEVLQNQEYDENHHVPELLIAQILKEYIGFVAGRIDLKTWVDSAVEKMTAVRRIETQSELYQLVQAHIYMLGDRIEDAKWILENYNYNRFAIGKDPITNCYYLFLTAQIRDNKAHTDRVLDELEKTYIRHQDSWLLLYMIIQMDPKYKNPYKKLEVLEQQYEYGTEDVLFYLEAYLCYKEKPILLRKLGEFELLVLTFASKYRLMTKELALYVANFASQQKTFNERVYRILKRLYNMYEEPMILNTICTLLIKGNKTSSEYFPWYQKAVEEDFRIARLYEYYMIAMDETRMRGPLPRKIYLYFMHGNTLDYRKEAFLYANLLTYSDDQAMFLNYREQIVAFTWEQLMKRHITEALKILYKRFCLPEEMDEKRMKAMRDICYSYEVSTKVPHMRCVLVIEKDGAVRQRIPYDEETGAIIQLYDKESRIVWESMDGRYYTDSIAYETKRLFYEPRFMEMCKKYEDEAGMWKKTGEVVEVTFDTLRESGLTGADERKVFRLCSEKIREEDPGEDAFLLYLTFEMFKKQQYDKATLTYLGEYFCGATRDMKRLWEVMREYEIPSYKVAERIITQMLFSENIFDEEKIFEDYYLSDTAYFRLKQAYLAFVSREYILYERELETCVFHIIARECDQKEELPDVCKVALLCYYAGSDYPADIEAVLHQLLREMCEKQIIFPAYMKYKEEWLREVQLYDKTIVSYQAKEGSKVKLFYKIKGSGKKTLGYHSEMLVPVFENLYVKQFVLYADEELDYYIQESDGKESTNTEKQIIRNDHAILAGRFGRINAMVQMTPANRNKAMMEYEEEDILAKKMFKLYE, from the coding sequence TTGAAAAACAAAATCCAGAAATTTTCGAAAGGGAACTTCAGGACCGGTCGTCCAGAAGTTATATTTGAAGAAACGAATCTGGTTCTGATAATCGGTGAAGGGGAAGTATACCGGGGGAGTTTCATAATTAAAAGTGAGAATGAACATGTGATACGGGGCTTAGTTTACCCGTCTTCTTTTCGTGTTAAGCTCAAGGATTCCGGATTTGAAGGAAATCCGGCAAGAGTGGAATTCACATATGACGGGCGTGGTTTAAAACCAGGACACGTAGAAGAAGGTAAATTCACAGTTGTATGTACCGGTGGAGAATATGAACTGTCATTTACGGCAATCATAGAGAAACCTTACGTGATGACCACCTATGGCAAGGTACAGAGTACAGATGATTTCAGAAAGCTGGCAGTAAAAGATTATTCTGAGGCGGCAAGACTATTCCGCTCCAGAGATTTTTATGCCATTTTAAAATATGAGAATGAACGTATCTTTTATCTCTATGATAATATGCGCAAATGGTCACTGGAAGAGCAGGCAATGGAAGAATTTCTTGTAGGAATTAAGCAGAAGGAATGTATTTTCCTGACACTTCCGGGAGAAGGAATGCTCTTTGAGGATATTTTGGAGTCTACAAAAGGTGTTGTGACTCTGATGAAAAATACATGGGGTTATGTGCCAATCCACATTGAGACGGAGGGACGTTTCTTAAAGGTGTCCAGACAGGAGATTTCTACAGAAGACTTTGTAGGTAACAACTATGAAGTTGAATACTTTGTACGCCCGGAATTCCTTCATGTAGGGCGTAATTACGGCGTAATCCGTTTCCAGACTCCATATGAGACGTTAAGCTATGAAGTAGAAGTGCTGCAGAATCAGGAATATGATGAGAATCACCATGTGCCGGAGCTTTTGATTGCTCAGATATTGAAAGAATATATCGGATTTGTGGCCGGACGGATTGACTTGAAGACATGGGTGGACAGCGCAGTGGAAAAAATGACTGCGGTTCGAAGGATTGAGACGCAGAGCGAATTATATCAACTTGTGCAGGCACATATTTACATGCTGGGTGACCGTATCGAAGACGCAAAATGGATTCTTGAAAATTACAATTATAATCGTTTTGCCATTGGTAAAGACCCGATCACGAATTGTTATTATCTCTTTCTGACAGCTCAGATCCGGGATAATAAAGCGCATACAGACCGTGTGCTGGATGAATTGGAGAAGACGTATATCCGGCATCAGGATTCATGGCTTCTGCTCTATATGATCATCCAGATGGATCCAAAGTACAAGAATCCATATAAGAAGCTGGAAGTTCTGGAACAGCAGTATGAGTATGGGACAGAGGACGTGTTATTTTATCTGGAGGCATATCTGTGCTACAAGGAGAAGCCGATTCTTCTTCGAAAACTTGGAGAATTTGAACTTCTGGTACTGACATTTGCATCAAAATACCGTCTTATGACGAAGGAACTGGCCCTTTATGTAGCGAATTTTGCCAGCCAGCAGAAGACATTTAATGAGCGGGTTTATCGGATTTTAAAGCGCCTCTATAATATGTACGAAGAGCCGATGATTCTGAATACAATCTGCACTCTTCTGATCAAAGGAAATAAGACATCATCGGAATATTTTCCATGGTATCAGAAAGCAGTGGAGGAAGATTTTCGGATTGCCAGACTTTATGAGTATTATATGATTGCCATGGACGAGACACGTATGCGCGGACCGCTTCCACGGAAAATTTATTTGTATTTTATGCATGGTAATACACTGGATTACCGGAAAGAAGCATTTTTATATGCAAATCTTCTGACTTACAGTGATGATCAGGCAATGTTCTTAAATTACCGTGAGCAGATTGTGGCATTTACATGGGAGCAGCTCATGAAACGCCATATTACAGAGGCATTGAAGATTCTTTATAAACGTTTCTGCCTGCCAGAGGAAATGGACGAGAAACGAATGAAAGCTATGAGAGATATTTGCTATTCTTATGAGGTTTCCACGAAAGTTCCACATATGCGCTGCGTTCTTGTCATTGAAAAAGATGGTGCCGTCAGGCAACGTATCCCGTATGACGAAGAGACCGGTGCAATCATTCAGCTCTACGATAAAGAATCCCGAATTGTGTGGGAGTCCATGGATGGCAGATATTACACAGATTCTATTGCTTACGAGACGAAACGGTTATTTTACGAACCGAGATTCATGGAAATGTGTAAGAAATATGAGGACGAGGCCGGTATGTGGAAGAAGACTGGCGAGGTCGTGGAAGTGACTTTTGACACGTTACGGGAAAGTGGACTGACCGGTGCAGATGAGAGAAAGGTCTTTCGTCTTTGCAGCGAAAAAATCCGCGAGGAAGATCCGGGAGAAGATGCATTTCTCCTTTATCTGACATTTGAAATGTTCAAGAAACAGCAATATGATAAGGCGACGCTGACATATCTGGGTGAATATTTCTGTGGTGCAACAAGAGATATGAAACGTCTTTGGGAAGTTATGCGGGAATATGAGATTCCGTCCTATAAAGTAGCAGAGCGTATTATTACGCAGATGCTGTTCTCGGAAAATATTTTTGATGAAGAGAAAATTTTCGAAGATTATTATCTGTCTGACACAGCATATTTCCGGCTGAAACAGGCATATCTTGCATTTGTTTCCAGAGAGTATATTCTCTATGAAAGAGAACTTGAAACATGTGTATTTCATATTATTGCCAGAGAATGTGACCAGAAAGAAGAACTTCCGGATGTCTGCAAAGTGGCACTTTTATGTTATTATGCGGGCAGTGATTACCCGGCAGACATAGAAGCCGTTCTGCATCAGCTCTTGCGGGAAATGTGTGAAAAACAGATTATTTTTCCAGCGTACATGAAATACAAGGAAGAGTGGCTTCGTGAAGTGCAGCTTTATGATAAGACTATAGTTTCTTATCAGGCAAAAGAAGGAAGTAAAGTAAAATTGTTCTATAAAATCAAGGGTTCCGGTAAGAAAACACTTGGTTATCATTCAGAGATGCTTGTTCCGGTATTTGAGAATCTGTATGTGAAACAGTTTGTACTCTATGCAGATGAGGAACTGGATTATTATATCCAGGAGTCTGATGGAAAAGAGAGTACAAATACAGAAAAGCAGATTATCAGAAATGATCATGCAATTTTAGCTGGGCGTTTCGGAAGAATCAACGCCATGGTCCAGATGACGCCGGCAAACCGTAACAAGGCTATGATGGAGTATGAAGAAGAGGATATACTTGCAAAAAAAATGTTCAAACTTTATGAATAA
- a CDS encoding pyridoxal phosphate-dependent aminotransferase produces the protein MDKKNQRPEFHGSDLEKIAAYYHIPASEIPGIIKFGANVNPLGLSESVKNDLAGHLDIISSYPDRNYTSLKKTIGEYCHISPKHIVVGNGSTELISLLISQRQAKKALVVGPTYSEYERELALTGGTITEYNLKEDLNFQLDMQDFFASMADDVDLLILCNPNNPTSSAIKNHDVKQILTFCKERNIFVMIDETYVEFAPDVAEITAIPLTDEFDNVMVIRGVSKFYAAPGLRFGYGITSNHEFLEALLIHQNPWSLNSVAAYAGERMFKDNTYQQTTRQLICSERDRMYMAIQNMPAFKAYKPYANFILVRILKESLTSFDIFEAAIKERMMIRDCSSFKSLDGEYIRFCIMNPEDNTHLLKLLEQF, from the coding sequence ATGGATAAAAAGAATCAAAGACCTGAATTTCACGGCAGTGATCTGGAAAAAATCGCTGCATATTACCACATTCCGGCATCCGAAATTCCAGGCATCATTAAATTCGGTGCCAACGTGAACCCTCTTGGACTGTCCGAATCTGTAAAAAATGATCTGGCAGGGCATCTGGATATTATTTCCTCCTACCCGGACCGGAACTACACTTCACTTAAGAAAACTATCGGAGAATACTGTCACATTTCCCCTAAACATATTGTTGTAGGAAATGGATCAACAGAATTAATTTCTCTGCTCATCAGTCAGAGACAGGCAAAAAAAGCACTTGTTGTAGGACCAACTTATTCTGAGTATGAACGCGAGCTTGCCCTCACCGGTGGAACGATCACTGAATATAACCTGAAAGAAGATTTAAATTTCCAGTTAGATATGCAAGACTTCTTTGCCTCTATGGCAGATGATGTCGACCTGCTGATTCTGTGCAATCCGAATAACCCGACATCATCAGCGATTAAAAATCACGATGTGAAACAGATTTTAACCTTCTGTAAAGAACGTAATATCTTCGTCATGATAGACGAAACTTATGTAGAATTTGCTCCGGACGTAGCCGAAATTACTGCCATTCCACTGACTGATGAATTCGATAATGTAATGGTCATCCGCGGTGTATCCAAATTCTACGCAGCACCGGGACTACGCTTCGGCTACGGTATCACAAGCAATCATGAATTTTTAGAAGCACTGCTTATTCACCAGAACCCGTGGAGCTTAAACAGCGTCGCAGCCTATGCCGGTGAGCGCATGTTCAAAGACAACACCTACCAACAAACAACAAGACAGCTTATCTGCTCCGAACGCGACCGCATGTACATGGCTATACAAAACATGCCGGCCTTCAAAGCATACAAGCCTTATGCCAACTTCATACTTGTACGCATCTTAAAAGAAAGCTTAACTTCATTTGATATTTTCGAGGCAGCCATAAAAGAAAGAATGATGATCCGTGACTGCTCATCATTCAAAAGTTTAGATGGCGAATATATCCGGTTCTGCATAATGAATCCAGAAGATAATACACATCTATTAAAATTGTTGGAACAATTCTAA
- a CDS encoding IS4 family transposase: MANISFIVKQKLESAIKILCRDFSSHVKRPGKDFSRNRKLPFEEVIRFLLPLQGQCMDQELFRHFSKKPLFFSTDYSGIPHSSAMIQARQKLSDSAMPALFHSFTETCKKGALFQGYQLLAIDGSQFSVPENLKEPLCWRKIPNISKGRNVIHLNAMYHLQSGIFEDVVFQPICECNEHKALAQMVDRRSSAFPAIFMADRGYESYNTFAHIEQKGDKYVVRGRESGTGICSGLNLPDTEEYDIEKELYICKKHSKKVKTNPRKYKRIRSDATFDFFTDDCEEYRLNLRIVKIKLSETTTEVLFTNLSKEKFSADDLKRLYHMRWGIETAFDQLKYALGAASVHSKNSELIIQELYGKLIMFNFCKTIVGGIAVKQQEYWKYEYKLNIKMAMCICREFWCSQTLAAPEVEKMLLNYLVPIRDNRTFPRDTVKKSAIAFNSRIA; the protein is encoded by the coding sequence ATGGCAAATATTTCTTTTATTGTAAAGCAAAAACTGGAGTCTGCTATAAAAATATTATGCAGAGATTTTTCATCACACGTAAAGCGTCCGGGAAAAGACTTTTCTAGGAATCGTAAACTTCCATTTGAAGAGGTGATTCGATTCCTTCTCCCTCTGCAAGGACAATGTATGGATCAGGAATTATTCCGTCACTTTTCAAAGAAACCACTCTTCTTTTCAACAGACTATTCGGGTATTCCGCATAGTTCCGCTATGATTCAGGCTCGGCAAAAACTTTCAGATTCTGCAATGCCGGCCTTGTTCCATTCGTTTACAGAGACTTGTAAAAAAGGTGCGCTTTTCCAGGGTTACCAACTTCTGGCAATAGATGGTTCCCAGTTTTCTGTCCCGGAAAATCTAAAAGAACCACTATGCTGGCGTAAGATACCCAATATCTCAAAGGGAAGAAATGTGATACATTTAAATGCTATGTACCATCTTCAGAGTGGTATTTTTGAAGATGTCGTTTTTCAGCCAATCTGTGAATGTAATGAGCATAAAGCCCTGGCTCAAATGGTAGACCGCCGGTCTTCTGCGTTTCCTGCTATTTTTATGGCTGATCGGGGATACGAAAGTTATAATACTTTCGCCCATATAGAACAAAAAGGGGATAAATACGTGGTTCGGGGAAGAGAATCAGGTACAGGTATCTGTTCTGGTCTGAATCTTCCTGATACAGAAGAATACGATATCGAAAAAGAACTTTATATCTGTAAAAAACATAGCAAAAAAGTAAAAACAAACCCACGAAAATATAAACGAATTCGCAGTGATGCAACATTTGATTTTTTCACAGACGATTGTGAGGAATATCGATTAAATCTTAGAATTGTAAAAATAAAACTCTCTGAAACCACAACTGAAGTACTGTTTACAAATCTTTCTAAAGAGAAATTTTCGGCAGATGATTTAAAACGGTTATATCATATGCGCTGGGGAATTGAAACTGCATTTGACCAGTTAAAATATGCGCTTGGCGCTGCATCTGTTCATTCTAAGAACTCAGAATTAATCATACAAGAATTGTATGGAAAGCTAATTATGTTCAATTTTTGTAAAACTATAGTTGGTGGAATTGCGGTAAAACAGCAGGAATACTGGAAATATGAATATAAATTGAATATAAAAATGGCAATGTGTATTTGTAGAGAATTCTGGTGCTCCCAGACTTTAGCAGCACCAGAGGTTGAAAAAATGTTGCTGAACTATCTTGTCCCCATAAGGGATAACCGGACTTTTCCACGAGATACGGTTAAAAAGTCAGCAATAGCATTCAATAGTAGGATAGCATAA